A window of Calonectris borealis chromosome 3, bCalBor7.hap1.2, whole genome shotgun sequence contains these coding sequences:
- the EPCAM gene encoding epithelial cell adhesion molecule: protein MKPLRGAALLLLLCAAACAQQSSCICEKNKRVTNCRLVDGVCWCDSVGSGVSVNCDTLTSKCLLMKAEMTGSKSGRREKPKDAFEDTDGLYDPECENTGVFKAKQCNGTTCWCVNTAGVRRTDKHDADLRCNQLVRTTWIMIEMKHAERNTPLNTESLKKFFKETITNRYMLDGRYITGVLYEKPYITIDLKQNSSEKSPGDVDIADVAYYFEKDVKGDSIFHNNRLNVSIDNEMLSFEKTVVYYVDEIAPEFSMKSLTPGLIAVIVVVILAIVAGIVVLVFTRRRKGKYVKAEVKEMNEMHRGLNA from the exons ATGAAGCCGCTCCGTGGGGCtgcgctcctgctgctgctctgcgccGCCGCCTGCGCTCAGCAGAGCT CCTGCATCTGCGAGAAGAACAAGCGTGTGACCAACTGCAGGTTGGTCGACGGCGTCTGCTGGTGCGACTCGGTCGGCTCCGGCGTGTCTGTGAACTGCGACACTT TGACTTCAAAATGCCTGTTGATGAAAGCAGAAATGACAGGCTCAAAATCGGGTCGTCGTGAGAAACCGAAAGATGCATTTGAAGATACTGATGGCCTTTATGATCCTGAGTGTGAAAATACTGGTGTTTTCAAGGCAAAGCAGTGCAACGGAACCACCTGTTGGTGTGTGAATACAGCTGGTGTAAGAAGAACCGACAAACATGATGCAGACTTGAGGTGCAATCAATTAGTCAGAACAAC GTGGATCATGATTGAAATGAAGCATGCTGAGAGAAACACTCCTCTGAACACTGAGTCTTTAAAGAA GTTCTTCAAGGAAACAATTACCAATCGTTATATGCTGGATGGACGCTATATAACCGGTGTTCTG TATGAAAAACCTTACATTACTATTGATTTGAAGCAAAATTCCTCAGAGAAATCTCCTGGAGATGTGGATATAGCTGATGTGGCCTACTACTTTGAAAAAGAT GTAAAAGGTGACTCCATCTTTCATAATAACAGGCTAAACGTCAGCATTGATAATGAAATGCTGAGTTTTGAGAAGACAGTGGTCTACTACGTTGATGAAATAGCACCGGAGTTTTCCATGAAGTCTCTGACTCCTGGCCTCATTGCTGTCATTGTAGTAGTAATATTAGCAATAGTTGCTGGAATTGTTGTTCTG GTCTTcacaaggaggaggaaagggaagtaTGTGAAAGCAGAG gtaaaggaaatgaatgaaatgcaTAGAGGGCTGAACGCGTAA